One part of the Pseudemcibacter aquimaris genome encodes these proteins:
- a CDS encoding tetratricopeptide repeat-containing sulfotransferase family protein translates to MSNQDHQFYQSVTNLIRQNNYDNAINELESFLKQNKNDETAMSIYSSALMRKGEEKRAIDVLHQIIAIYPESYAAHADLAFTSMKLGNNEQAIDSFEKAKNLKPDFYQAWVFLGKLYFDEKKYKDAVNAVEEAEKYDPFDQDYKRMQQAMQEQKPNIAEQIARDILRKQPGHPRAGFMLAHLASTVEAHEERADILRHCLEYHPANMILRNELVTAYEAIGDYELARDEAAILVQTDDNYKNYWVQSRIFGHLGDHENALIAAEKTAEKVKDDVDELGKVDLMLGHAYRVLGRRKESEEAYKNCLKNTPYNGAGWWGLADLKTYKFSEEDKMEMKRLIASEEIDPAQRCQVAFALAKAYESEGKIKETIDQYKIANGMRPNIDYKPEYNDQFCNRHLKAYEKNTLKKQAAPQPAGATPIFIVGMPRAGSTLIEQILSSHSKIEGTMELSTLPKLERKIKIFGGKKYKEHFPEVVEKFDETELANFGQEYIEKTKPYRTNKEFFIDKMPPNFERVGLIHKIMPQAIIIDARRHPLDCSYSAFKQHFAGGHEYSYDLENIGKYYNNYLKFMDHWDNVLPGKVICIQYEEMVRNTEATVRKLLDHIGVDFEEGCLEFYKNKRAVKTASSEQVRQPIYTKGMGQWMPVKDELGQLFDSLGEETLKRFEQFLPENN, encoded by the coding sequence ATGAGCAATCAAGACCATCAATTTTATCAATCAGTTACGAATCTTATTCGCCAGAATAATTATGATAATGCCATCAACGAACTAGAATCATTTTTAAAGCAAAACAAGAATGATGAAACGGCCATGTCGATTTATAGCAGCGCTTTAATGCGTAAAGGCGAAGAAAAAAGGGCAATTGATGTTTTGCATCAAATTATCGCTATTTATCCCGAATCATATGCGGCGCATGCAGATCTTGCATTTACATCGATGAAACTGGGGAATAACGAGCAAGCAATAGATTCTTTTGAAAAAGCAAAAAATTTGAAACCTGACTTTTATCAGGCCTGGGTATTTCTTGGAAAATTATATTTTGACGAAAAAAAATATAAAGACGCCGTAAATGCCGTAGAAGAAGCAGAAAAATATGATCCGTTTGATCAAGATTATAAAAGAATGCAACAAGCGATGCAGGAACAAAAACCAAATATTGCTGAGCAAATTGCAAGAGACATATTAAGAAAGCAACCTGGGCACCCACGTGCCGGATTTATGTTGGCTCATTTGGCAAGTACAGTTGAGGCCCACGAAGAAAGAGCTGATATTTTAAGACATTGTTTGGAATATCATCCAGCCAACATGATTTTGCGTAATGAACTCGTTACTGCATATGAAGCTATTGGCGATTATGAACTCGCGAGAGACGAGGCAGCCATTCTGGTTCAGACAGATGATAATTATAAAAATTATTGGGTTCAAAGCCGAATTTTTGGTCATTTAGGGGATCATGAGAACGCGTTGATTGCTGCAGAAAAAACCGCAGAAAAAGTAAAAGATGATGTTGATGAGTTAGGGAAAGTCGACCTAATGCTTGGACATGCATACAGGGTTCTTGGGCGCCGTAAAGAAAGCGAAGAAGCATATAAAAATTGCTTAAAAAATACACCCTATAATGGCGCGGGATGGTGGGGGCTTGCGGATCTTAAAACCTATAAATTTTCAGAAGAAGATAAGATGGAAATGAAAAGGTTAATCGCATCAGAAGAAATTGATCCGGCCCAACGTTGTCAGGTGGCATTTGCACTCGCGAAAGCCTATGAAAGCGAAGGTAAAATCAAGGAAACTATTGATCAATATAAGATTGCCAATGGTATGCGTCCAAACATTGACTATAAGCCTGAATATAATGATCAATTTTGTAATAGGCATTTAAAGGCATATGAGAAAAATACTTTGAAAAAACAAGCGGCACCGCAGCCAGCAGGAGCAACGCCAATTTTCATTGTCGGAATGCCGCGTGCGGGGTCCACGCTCATTGAACAAATATTATCAAGCCATAGCAAAATTGAAGGCACGATGGAACTTTCTACTTTGCCGAAGCTAGAGCGAAAAATTAAAATATTCGGCGGTAAAAAATATAAAGAACATTTCCCGGAAGTTGTGGAAAAATTCGATGAGACGGAACTTGCAAATTTTGGTCAGGAATATATCGAAAAAACGAAACCTTACCGTACGAATAAAGAATTTTTCATTGATAAAATGCCCCCCAATTTTGAACGTGTCGGCCTCATTCATAAGATAATGCCACAAGCAATTATTATTGATGCGAGAAGACACCCGCTTGATTGTAGTTATAGTGCCTTTAAGCAGCATTTTGCGGGTGGACATGAATATAGTTATGATCTTGAAAATATTGGGAAATATTATAATAATTATCTGAAATTTATGGATCATTGGGATAATGTATTGCCGGGTAAAGTGATCTGTATCCAATATGAAGAAATGGTGAGAAATACCGAAGCAACCGTCAGAAAATTACTTGATCATATCGGTGTTGATTTTGAAGAAGGCTGTCTTGAATTTTATAAAAATAAAAGAGCCGTAAAAACAGCCAGCAGCGAACAAGTCAGACAGCCTATTTATACAAAAGGCATGGGTCAATGGATGCCGGTAAAAGATGAACTGGGACAATTATTTGACAGCCTTGGTGAAGAAACCTTAAAAAGGTTTGAACAATTTTTACCGGAAAATAATTAA
- a CDS encoding CBU_0592 family membrane protein — protein sequence MTTLIFDIIGMTGVVMILVVYSLVQLDRMDVKSLLYSLVNALGAIFILISLTVSFNMASFVIEIAWLMISLFGIFQAIKKSRS from the coding sequence ATGACCACATTGATTTTTGATATCATCGGGATGACTGGTGTTGTGATGATTTTAGTTGTTTATTCGTTGGTGCAATTGGACCGTATGGATGTGAAATCGTTGCTTTATTCTTTGGTCAATGCGCTTGGGGCTATATTCATTCTGATCTCATTAACGGTCAGTTTCAACATGGCGTCTTTCGTGATTGAAATTGCGTGGTTGATGATCAGTTTATTTGGTATTTTTCAAGCGATTAAAAAAAGTCGGTCATAA
- a CDS encoding SixA phosphatase family protein has protein sequence MKRFVAFILVALFGMVQIAQADGTYYVVRHAEKQDGDNPILTEKGVKRAEHIVKMLKDEPISRVFSTETYRTVMTATPTAADRGVAVELFSTDDLSGFADMLKSLDGTFLIVAHSSSTPDLASLLSGTKQPKLAETDYEQMFKVVIKDGKATLTQFQTSF, from the coding sequence ATGAAAAGATTTGTTGCATTCATTTTAGTGGCCCTGTTTGGGATGGTGCAGATTGCGCAGGCGGATGGGACCTATTATGTGGTGCGTCATGCGGAAAAGCAGGATGGGGATAACCCGATCCTGACCGAAAAGGGCGTCAAGCGCGCGGAACATATCGTTAAAATGTTAAAAGATGAACCGATTTCACGGGTCTTTTCAACGGAAACTTACCGCACCGTAATGACTGCAACACCAACCGCCGCCGACAGGGGTGTCGCGGTTGAGCTTTTCAGCACAGATGATCTTTCCGGCTTTGCGGATATGTTAAAATCACTGGACGGTACGTTTCTGATCGTCGCCCATAGTTCATCAACACCCGATCTCGCGTCACTGCTTTCCGGTACCAAGCAACCAAAACTTGCGGAAACAGATTACGAGCAAATGTTCAAGGTCGTGATCAAGGATGGCAAGGCGACATTGACGCAGTTTCAGACGAGTTTTTAG
- a CDS encoding DUF1905 domain-containing protein, with product MEELDFEITAPMWIYQGKGAWHFITIDGEEAAKVRFFTDPANTGRKRRGWGSVKVTATIGNTTWETSMFPSKDLEGYVLPIKKDVRKAEGIFAENDVTVRLKVKTGL from the coding sequence ATGGAAGAACTGGATTTTGAAATAACGGCCCCCATGTGGATTTATCAAGGCAAGGGCGCATGGCATTTCATCACCATTGACGGGGAAGAGGCCGCAAAAGTGCGCTTTTTCACGGACCCCGCCAACACGGGCCGAAAACGCCGGGGCTGGGGTTCGGTGAAGGTCACGGCCACCATCGGCAATACCACATGGGAAACCAGCATGTTCCCAAGCAAAGATTTAGAAGGGTATGTCTTACCCATCAAAAAGGACGTCAGAAAAGCAGAAGGCATATTCGCCGAAAATGACGTGACCGTTAGGCTTAAGGTCAAAACCGGATTATGA
- a CDS encoding TonB-dependent receptor, which produces MKSNPLSTMLKTSLMCGVAASGFAVTGAFAQDAAQADEDNVDIIYVTSRKRPEIVTEIPMNIAVVGAEEISHRNLVMAEDAFRTFAGAANPRGELILRGLSGGNDSTPETTATFTDGIPFDFGNLYDVERIEVLRGPQGTLWGSNAIGGTVQVITNKPNLNEFLGSASVMISSEKNRPGMGTRASGMFNMPLVEEKMAIRVTASSGHEDGKIYNPYTNNSGKEDDFFVRAQLGWEPTENTKVNLSWINTRDFDSGRDGSDHTVPGYYYDFQLTANDSALYGYDVTPAFTDCADPGMSRVECYNDRFGTSLNGHNPKFADWELMDPYNEDKYHVVALTLEQTDIIEGVDLTYAGSWRHYRNRGQQSGWTRLDANDMFRTWIIDEYDDERITQELRLQNNDFDAPLQWTVGAFYDKTKQDPTDSEQWQYHASDPQSRAIAAYLWNVYWDSPSTPYADYADPTALGIAMYGDPTKNYNVTTNKYEQREFALFGEVGYTADLGDAGRMEFVAGLRYYDLKDVEDSHQSGQWVDPVNQTLDTTMVNDGETGFRKKFSVNYMPNDDFSIYALYAEGYRPGGNNGPSAPNDCRNDENIGSYVDRYESDQIKNYEIGFKGFAFNRNMSFSAAAYQIDWEGVQASVYMPSCGFSYTANAAAARSKGVEFESTTNLTDTLKFLANASYTKSTMQEAVPALQAEAGDDMTMVPKYNFYLALDQAFTIGEQDAFIRVEANGYGESKSHFRAKDTDISPAYTVVGLSAGLNLSENMDVSVHVRNLFNKEIINYKRQRYNSDWSLGARTYYYGRERTISVRLDATF; this is translated from the coding sequence ATGAAATCCAACCCATTGAGCACTATGCTCAAAACATCTCTGATGTGTGGTGTTGCAGCGTCAGGGTTTGCTGTAACAGGTGCATTCGCACAAGATGCTGCACAAGCAGACGAAGACAACGTAGATATTATCTATGTGACATCACGTAAAAGACCTGAAATCGTAACTGAAATCCCAATGAATATTGCGGTTGTTGGTGCAGAAGAAATCAGTCATCGTAACCTTGTTATGGCTGAAGACGCATTCCGTACATTCGCGGGTGCTGCGAACCCACGTGGTGAGCTTATTCTTCGTGGTCTATCAGGTGGTAACGACAGTACACCAGAAACAACAGCGACATTTACTGACGGCATTCCTTTTGACTTCGGTAACCTATATGACGTTGAGCGTATCGAAGTACTTCGTGGCCCACAAGGTACACTTTGGGGTTCAAACGCTATCGGTGGTACAGTTCAGGTTATTACTAACAAGCCAAACCTAAACGAATTCCTTGGCAGTGCATCTGTAATGATTTCTTCTGAAAAGAATCGCCCTGGCATGGGTACTCGTGCATCTGGTATGTTCAACATGCCACTTGTTGAAGAAAAAATGGCTATCCGTGTTACAGCTTCATCTGGTCATGAAGATGGTAAGATTTATAACCCATATACAAACAATTCAGGTAAAGAAGATGATTTCTTCGTTCGTGCTCAACTAGGTTGGGAACCAACAGAAAACACCAAAGTAAACCTTTCTTGGATTAACACACGTGATTTCGATAGCGGCCGTGATGGTTCTGACCATACAGTCCCTGGCTATTACTATGATTTCCAACTTACTGCGAATGATAGTGCACTTTACGGCTATGACGTAACACCAGCATTCACAGATTGTGCCGATCCAGGCATGTCACGTGTTGAATGTTATAATGATCGCTTCGGTACTTCATTAAATGGTCATAACCCTAAGTTCGCTGACTGGGAACTTATGGATCCATATAACGAAGATAAATATCACGTTGTTGCATTAACACTTGAACAAACAGACATTATCGAAGGTGTTGACCTGACATATGCTGGTTCATGGCGCCATTACAGAAACCGTGGCCAACAATCTGGTTGGACTCGTCTTGATGCAAACGACATGTTCCGTACATGGATCATCGATGAATATGATGATGAGCGTATCACACAAGAACTTCGTTTACAGAACAATGACTTCGATGCTCCACTTCAGTGGACTGTTGGTGCGTTCTATGACAAAACGAAACAGGATCCAACAGATTCTGAACAGTGGCAGTATCATGCATCTGATCCACAAAGTCGTGCGATTGCAGCATACCTATGGAATGTTTACTGGGATAGCCCAAGCACACCATATGCTGATTATGCTGATCCAACTGCACTTGGTATTGCTATGTATGGCGATCCAACCAAGAACTATAACGTAACAACAAACAAATACGAACAAAGAGAATTCGCACTATTCGGTGAAGTTGGTTATACAGCTGATCTTGGCGATGCTGGTCGTATGGAATTTGTTGCTGGTCTTCGTTATTACGATCTTAAAGATGTTGAAGATTCACATCAATCAGGTCAATGGGTTGATCCAGTAAATCAAACACTTGATACAACAATGGTTAATGACGGTGAAACTGGCTTCCGTAAGAAGTTCAGCGTGAACTATATGCCAAACGATGATTTCTCAATCTACGCTCTTTATGCTGAAGGCTACCGCCCAGGTGGTAACAATGGTCCATCAGCACCTAACGACTGTAGAAATGATGAAAACATCGGTTCATATGTTGACCGTTATGAATCAGACCAAATCAAAAACTATGAAATTGGTTTCAAAGGTTTTGCATTTAACCGTAACATGAGCTTCTCTGCTGCAGCTTACCAAATCGACTGGGAAGGCGTACAAGCAAGCGTTTATATGCCATCTTGTGGATTTAGTTATACTGCGAACGCTGCTGCTGCACGTTCAAAAGGTGTTGAGTTCGAAAGTACTACAAACCTTACTGACACATTGAAGTTCCTTGCGAACGCGTCATACACTAAATCAACAATGCAAGAAGCTGTTCCAGCACTTCAAGCTGAAGCTGGTGATGACATGACAATGGTACCGAAGTATAACTTCTACCTTGCTCTTGACCAAGCTTTCACAATCGGTGAACAAGATGCGTTTATCCGTGTTGAAGCAAACGGTTATGGTGAAAGTAAATCTCACTTCCGTGCGAAGGATACAGATATTTCACCTGCATACACAGTTGTTGGTCTTTCAGCAGGTCTTAACCTATCTGAAAACATGGACGTTAGCGTTCACGTAAGAAACCTATTCAACAAAGAAATCATCAACTATAAGAGACAACGTTACAACAGTGATTGGTCACTGGGCGCACGTACATATTACTATGGCCGTGAGCGTACTATCTCAGTACGTCTAGACGCTACATTCTAA
- a CDS encoding carbohydrate ABC transporter permease has translation MKSSKYAFIVGFLIFTLFPVFWMLKISLTPDRLLFSEGITTWPSEITWDHYYAVLIEGSFPDYFLNSFIVSFSTAILVTVIACLAGYGLSRFNFKGRTAIMTILLITQMFPIVMIIAPIYNVLTYINLVDHIAGLILVYTAFNLPFACFLMQSFFDGLPIELEEAAMIDGYTRFQALEKVTIPLCLPGIGATLGFVFTAAWSELLFALMFISRQSQMTFPAGIMNFVTKFSVDWGQMAAAMILALIPVCIFFAYIQKFIVQGLTAGAVKG, from the coding sequence ATGAAAAGTTCAAAATATGCATTCATTGTCGGTTTTCTTATCTTTACCCTGTTTCCTGTTTTCTGGATGCTGAAAATATCGCTTACGCCAGACAGGCTTTTATTTAGCGAAGGCATTACCACTTGGCCAAGTGAGATAACATGGGATCATTATTACGCCGTGCTCATCGAGGGAAGCTTCCCCGATTATTTCCTAAACAGTTTCATCGTGTCTTTTTCAACGGCCATATTGGTGACCGTGATTGCCTGTCTTGCGGGGTATGGGTTATCACGGTTTAATTTTAAAGGCCGCACGGCCATCATGACTATCTTGCTTATTACGCAAATGTTCCCGATCGTGATGATCATTGCGCCAATTTATAATGTGCTGACCTATATTAATTTGGTGGACCATATCGCGGGACTTATTCTTGTTTATACCGCGTTTAATTTGCCGTTTGCCTGTTTCTTGATGCAGTCATTCTTTGATGGATTACCCATTGAGCTTGAAGAAGCGGCTATGATAGATGGCTATACACGTTTTCAAGCATTAGAAAAAGTCACCATTCCATTATGCCTGCCTGGCATTGGTGCGACGCTTGGGTTTGTGTTTACCGCCGCATGGTCGGAACTTCTATTCGCACTTATGTTCATAAGCCGCCAGTCGCAGATGACTTTTCCGGCTGGGATTATGAATTTTGTCACCAAATTTTCTGTGGATTGGGGGCAAATGGCGGCCGCCATGATCCTCGCACTGATTCCGGTTTGTATCTTTTTTGCATACATTCAGAAATTCATCGTGCAAGGCTTAACCGCCGGCGCGGTTAAGGGATAA
- a CDS encoding trans-sulfuration enzyme family protein, protein MSKDGKVSKDAGMGTIVNHVGEGIHDRHSHQMPIYQTSTFGFDTVDDAADVFAGRVKGYAYTRTHNPNYDHLANKIAYMEGIDLIKANPDKEPNEIVMGKVTSSGMGATSAAVLAHIGAGDKAIVQMGLYGNTFKFFNELAPRLGIEVMWVSDCSREGLETAINAHPDAKLVFVETPSNPKLEVIDLKALCDKAHQHGMWVFADNTFATPFHQRPLNFGVDVIVHSTSKYISGHGQIIGGAIVSTHLDYMHPGGQGVGLTYKMLGVAPSPKDTWLINNGLKTFEIRMQRHAENAQAIAEWLEARDEVKAVYYPGLKSNKGHEKAKAQMINGFGGMLSFELHDGKNGGAENGKAFTNALTVPTLAVSLGNVDSLIQHPASMTHSATPKAEREIAGITDSIIRLSVGIENVEDLIADLEQAMGVVR, encoded by the coding sequence ATGAGCAAAGACGGAAAAGTATCAAAAGACGCCGGCATGGGCACCATCGTAAACCACGTGGGCGAAGGCATTCATGACCGCCATTCCCATCAAATGCCGATTTATCAGACGTCTACCTTTGGGTTTGACACGGTCGATGACGCCGCCGATGTTTTCGCGGGCCGCGTTAAGGGTTACGCATATACCCGCACCCACAACCCCAATTATGATCATCTCGCCAATAAAATCGCCTATATGGAAGGGATCGATTTAATCAAGGCTAACCCGGACAAAGAACCAAATGAAATCGTCATGGGTAAAGTGACATCATCCGGCATGGGTGCCACATCCGCGGCTGTGCTCGCCCACATCGGCGCCGGTGATAAGGCCATTGTTCAAATGGGCCTATATGGCAACACTTTTAAATTTTTCAATGAACTGGCCCCAAGGTTGGGGATCGAGGTCATGTGGGTTTCCGATTGCAGCCGCGAAGGGTTAGAAACCGCAATCAACGCCCATCCGGACGCCAAACTGGTGTTTGTGGAAACACCGTCCAATCCAAAACTGGAAGTGATTGATTTAAAAGCACTGTGTGACAAGGCCCACCAACACGGCATGTGGGTGTTTGCCGACAATACATTCGCGACCCCATTTCACCAGCGCCCGTTAAATTTCGGTGTTGATGTAATTGTTCATTCAACATCCAAATATATTTCCGGTCACGGCCAAATCATCGGCGGCGCCATCGTCAGCACCCACCTTGATTACATGCACCCTGGCGGACAAGGCGTGGGGTTAACTTATAAAATGCTGGGCGTGGCCCCAAGCCCGAAAGACACATGGCTGATTAATAACGGCCTAAAAACATTTGAAATCCGCATGCAGCGCCACGCGGAAAACGCGCAAGCCATCGCCGAATGGTTAGAAGCCCGTGACGAGGTTAAAGCCGTTTACTACCCGGGTCTAAAATCAAACAAGGGCCATGAAAAAGCAAAAGCGCAAATGATCAACGGTTTCGGCGGCATGCTATCTTTTGAACTGCATGACGGCAAAAACGGCGGCGCGGAAAACGGCAAAGCCTTCACCAATGCCCTGACCGTCCCGACACTTGCGGTGTCACTCGGAAATGTAGACAGCCTAATCCAACACCCCGCCAGCATGACCCACAGCGCCACCCCAAAAGCGGAACGTGAAATCGCGGGGATTACGGACAGCATTATTCGTTTGAGCGTAGGGATCGAGAATGTGGAAGATTTGATTGCTGATCTTGAGCAGGCGATGGGGGTTGTTAGGTAG
- a CDS encoding phosphoribosyltransferase — translation MDKVYITADELMSASLKLGEQIIRDGFRPDFIVGVWRGGTPVGIAVQELMDFCDIKSDHIAIRTASYTGIGKQDKNVRVYGLHYLVENMNADDSLLILDDVFDSGRSIKAIIEELKNQMRKNMPTDLRVGTVYYKPNKNMTDRVPDYYTHKTEDWLIFPHELDGLSDEEILSNKQDAEMLVALRNDCSGS, via the coding sequence ATGGATAAAGTTTATATCACAGCAGACGAACTGATGAGCGCGTCACTGAAACTTGGGGAACAGATTATCCGCGATGGGTTTCGTCCGGATTTTATCGTCGGTGTCTGGCGTGGCGGCACACCCGTGGGCATTGCCGTTCAGGAATTGATGGATTTCTGTGATATAAAATCAGACCATATCGCCATTCGCACCGCGAGCTATACGGGTATTGGCAAACAGGATAAAAACGTCCGTGTTTACGGCCTTCATTATCTGGTGGAAAATATGAATGCGGATGATAGCTTGCTTATTCTCGATGATGTATTTGATAGCGGACGCAGCATTAAAGCGATCATCGAAGAGCTTAAAAATCAAATGCGCAAAAACATGCCGACCGATTTACGGGTGGGTACGGTTTATTATAAACCAAATAAAAACATGACCGACCGCGTGCCGGATTATTATACCCATAAAACCGAAGACTGGCTTATTTTTCCCCATGAACTGGATGGCCTTTCTGACGAGGAAATATTATCCAATAAACAGGACGCTGAAATGCTTGTCGCGCTCCGCAATGATTGCAGCGGGTCATAA
- a CDS encoding ABC transporter substrate-binding protein gives MVRIAFILVIIILAAVGWQAALDRDRDPNRLLIVEVNTSAERTGLLRSQLDSFEAENPGLKVDVISLSWGQAFEKLSMMIAGGQIPDVIEMPDFWLSRYVSAGQVADMTDYLSGETFDADLEQDTFAYGSIHDRIYTVPYGYYLRAMLYNKKIFREAGISKPPLTMDEFYQTAAKISELPGTSGYCHHGGRGGAVFYYWIMNTMNGKNEFFDQDGNSTFYDQGAIDGLTFIRDLYQNGYAPQDSLNWGLNETVSGFYSGTCAMLHQTPDALTSLRKRMNDDEYASAPMPLGPSGKSFPHLGYIGWSVMEGSTKKDAAFKLVRHLLEREQHEAWARRSGLVPIYKNLAKDIFAGGDIGAGWLETTQDDRWNYMINPNYLPDIAEFDSIEVVQSGQAMMLGEQTPEETARAWADFLSASQKRWLKANE, from the coding sequence ATGGTTCGCATTGCATTCATTTTGGTGATTATTATTTTGGCGGCTGTCGGTTGGCAGGCGGCATTAGACCGCGACCGTGACCCCAACAGGTTACTGATTGTCGAGGTCAATACATCCGCCGAACGCACCGGATTATTAAGATCACAGCTCGACAGTTTCGAGGCGGAAAACCCGGGTCTTAAGGTCGATGTTATCTCGCTTTCATGGGGGCAGGCCTTTGAAAAATTAAGCATGATGATCGCGGGCGGGCAAATTCCCGATGTGATTGAAATGCCAGATTTCTGGTTATCCCGTTATGTCAGTGCCGGACAAGTGGCCGATATGACGGATTATCTTTCCGGTGAAACATTTGATGCTGATCTGGAACAGGATACCTTTGCATATGGTAGCATTCATGACCGCATTTACACGGTGCCTTATGGTTATTACTTACGGGCGATGCTTTATAACAAGAAAATATTCCGCGAGGCCGGCATTTCAAAACCACCACTGACCATGGATGAATTTTATCAAACGGCCGCGAAGATTTCCGAGCTGCCCGGCACAAGCGGGTATTGCCATCATGGCGGACGCGGGGGTGCTGTTTTTTATTACTGGATCATGAACACGATGAACGGCAAAAATGAATTTTTTGATCAGGATGGCAACAGCACATTTTATGATCAGGGGGCCATTGATGGCCTGACGTTTATTCGTGATCTTTATCAAAACGGCTATGCACCACAAGACAGCCTTAACTGGGGCTTAAATGAAACCGTTTCCGGTTTTTATAGCGGCACCTGTGCCATGCTTCATCAAACGCCCGATGCGCTTACGAGCTTAAGAAAAAGAATGAATGATGATGAATATGCATCGGCGCCAATGCCGCTTGGCCCATCGGGGAAAAGCTTCCCACATTTAGGGTATATCGGCTGGTCCGTGATGGAAGGATCAACGAAAAAGGATGCGGCCTTTAAACTGGTTCGTCACTTACTTGAACGGGAACAGCACGAAGCATGGGCAAGACGTTCGGGACTTGTGCCTATTTATAAGAACCTCGCGAAAGATATATTCGCGGGTGGTGACATTGGCGCAGGATGGCTTGAAACCACACAGGATGACCGCTGGAATTATATGATTAATCCCAATTACTTACCGGATATCGCAGAATTTGACAGCATCGAAGTTGTCCAAAGCGGCCAAGCCATGATGCTTGGTGAACAAACACCGGAAGAAACGGCGCGCGCCTGGGCTGATTTTTTAAGTGCATCTCAAAAAAGGTGGTTAAAGGCCAATGAATAA
- a CDS encoding carbohydrate ABC transporter permease gives MNNIREPWLYLAPTLLFIFLMVLVPLVTGITYAFYDFDLISGSKEYVGFDQFKRILSEDALFTKSLLNTLFWTSASLFFQFTLGLLLALILNSGFKGVKFIQPVLFIPWAVPSFLIGLMWVWMFNPVTGPLPYLFEAVGILQEPENILSDPDLAMWGPITANVWFGIPFFTIMLLAALRSIPNDIYEAAQIDGISGFQAFRHITIPLIAPTIIITLLVRAIWIANFAEIIIVMTNGGPANSTQIVATYIYDTAYQEMDFGYASVISIALMSLLLVYGLILGRIRQRMTTYF, from the coding sequence ATGAATAACATACGTGAACCATGGCTTTATCTTGCGCCGACGCTCTTGTTTATATTCCTGATGGTGCTTGTGCCGTTGGTCACGGGGATCACATACGCCTTTTATGATTTTGATCTAATTTCCGGCTCCAAGGAATATGTGGGGTTTGATCAATTTAAACGGATATTAAGTGAAGACGCGCTTTTCACCAAAAGTTTGCTTAATACGCTTTTCTGGACAAGTGCATCGCTTTTTTTCCAATTTACGCTCGGGTTATTGCTGGCGCTTATTTTAAACAGTGGCTTTAAGGGGGTTAAATTCATTCAACCGGTGCTGTTTATCCCCTGGGCTGTGCCATCCTTTTTAATTGGTTTGATGTGGGTATGGATGTTTAATCCGGTGACAGGACCACTGCCATATCTGTTCGAAGCTGTGGGTATATTACAAGAGCCGGAAAATATCTTAAGTGATCCTGATCTTGCCATGTGGGGGCCAATCACGGCCAATGTGTGGTTTGGTATCCCGTTTTTCACCATCATGCTGCTTGCGGCATTAAGGTCCATACCAAACGATATATATGAAGCTGCCCAAATCGATGGCATTAGCGGATTTCAGGCATTTCGCCATATTACAATACCGCTAATTGCGCCAACAATAATCATTACGCTACTGGTACGAGCCATATGGATAGCCAATTTTGCGGAAATAATCATCGTCATGACCAATGGTGGTCCCGCCAATTCAACACAGATTGTCGCCACCTATATTTATGACACCGCTTATCAGGAAATGGATTTTGGTTACGCATCCGTAATATCCATTGCATTGATGAGCCTTTTGCTTGTTTATGGCCTGATATTAGGGCGCATCAGACAACGTATGACAACGTATTTTTAG